One genomic window of Ottowia oryzae includes the following:
- a CDS encoding YeeE/YedE family protein — protein sequence MDPNPHHVLWAGLALGCAFGAAAQVSRFCLLRGLRQWRGEDGGDTRGAPALQAFALALAVALVGSQWLAYTGQIDWANAPIVRARFSLTATFVGGLLFGVGMVLARSCGARALVLLGSGNLRALVALVALGLGAQATLTGVLAPLRHWLQGWGAVTLSHGTLPGQLQAQGVPALVAVIASTAVLAALLLAYALWRPALRRSPREWLGALVIGALVAAGWWISANVGFDPFEPIPLISLSFVGPVADTLLYLQMAAGRNFSLGTAIVVGTLLGALVAALATRTARWEGFDSPSRLAASAFGGVLMGFGGVLALGCTIGHGLTGLSALAVASVPALLGIVVGALITLRVRSRGMG from the coding sequence ATGGACCCCAACCCTCACCACGTTCTCTGGGCCGGTCTGGCCTTGGGCTGTGCCTTTGGCGCGGCGGCGCAGGTCAGTCGCTTCTGCCTGTTGCGCGGACTGCGGCAGTGGCGGGGTGAGGATGGCGGTGACACACGCGGCGCGCCTGCACTGCAGGCCTTTGCGCTGGCGCTGGCCGTGGCGCTGGTGGGCTCGCAATGGCTGGCGTACACCGGGCAGATCGACTGGGCCAACGCGCCCATCGTGCGGGCGCGGTTCTCCTTAACAGCCACGTTCGTGGGTGGGCTGCTCTTTGGCGTGGGCATGGTGCTGGCGCGCAGCTGTGGCGCGCGGGCGCTGGTGCTGCTGGGCAGCGGCAACCTGCGTGCGCTGGTGGCGCTGGTGGCGCTGGGCCTGGGCGCGCAGGCCACGCTGACGGGCGTGCTGGCCCCGCTGCGCCACTGGCTGCAGGGCTGGGGCGCGGTCACGCTGTCGCACGGCACGCTGCCCGGCCAGCTGCAGGCGCAGGGGGTTCCCGCGCTGGTGGCGGTGATTGCCAGCACGGCCGTGCTGGCGGCGTTGCTGTTGGCGTACGCGCTGTGGCGCCCCGCGCTGCGGCGCAGCCCGCGCGAATGGCTGGGCGCGTTGGTGATCGGCGCGCTGGTGGCCGCGGGCTGGTGGATCAGCGCGAACGTGGGCTTTGACCCTTTCGAGCCGATTCCGCTCATCTCGCTCAGCTTCGTGGGCCCGGTGGCAGACACCCTGCTGTACCTGCAGATGGCGGCGGGCCGCAACTTCAGCCTGGGCACGGCCATTGTGGTGGGCACCCTGCTGGGCGCACTGGTGGCCGCGCTGGCCACGCGCACCGCGCGTTGGGAAGGCTTTGACAGCCCATCGCGCCTGGCCGCGTCGGCCTTCGGCGGCGTGTTGATGGGCTTTGGCGGCGTGCTGGCCTTGGGCTGCACCATTGGCCACGGGCTGACAGGCCTGTCGGCGCTGGCGGTGGCCAGCGTACCGGCGCTGCTGGGCATTGTGGTGGGCGCGTTGATCACCTTGCGGGTGCGGTCGCGCGGCATGGGCTGA
- a CDS encoding substrate-binding domain-containing protein: MKQVSIRPVWTIQDPSGPVLPARLIELLVHVAETGSLLQAARQLAMSYRRAWDMVREGEAQFHAPLLAMERGRGSKLTPLGARLVWADKRIHARLRPVLESLSSELAQELGDALREAPAALRMQATHGFAIERLIERLSQDGLTLAVTYGSCAAAAAALREGKCDVIGMHIPLGPIQALALQTYAPWLKGLPLTLIDVATRRQGLMVRPGNPKAVLALADLARPNVRFINRQAGSGTRLLLEGLLRAQAVAPTEIAGFEHGEYTHAAVAAYVASGMADVGFGLETPARDFKLDFVPLATERYFLLCRDQLMSTPAMQTVLSVLREPRFLKSLAGLPGYDATGAGAVMPLSQAYPGLGDGLG; encoded by the coding sequence ATGAAGCAGGTCTCCATTCGCCCGGTCTGGACCATTCAGGACCCGTCCGGCCCCGTGCTGCCCGCGCGCCTGATCGAGCTGCTGGTGCACGTGGCTGAAACCGGCAGCCTGCTGCAGGCCGCGCGACAGCTGGCCATGTCCTACCGCCGCGCGTGGGACATGGTGCGCGAGGGCGAGGCGCAGTTCCACGCGCCGCTGCTGGCCATGGAGCGCGGCCGTGGCTCCAAGCTGACGCCGCTGGGCGCGCGACTGGTATGGGCCGACAAGCGCATCCACGCGCGCCTGCGCCCCGTGCTGGAAAGCCTTTCTTCCGAGCTGGCGCAAGAGCTTGGCGATGCGCTGCGCGAGGCGCCCGCCGCCCTCCGCATGCAGGCCACACACGGCTTTGCCATCGAGCGGTTGATTGAGCGCCTGTCGCAAGACGGGCTGACGCTGGCCGTGACGTACGGCAGCTGCGCGGCCGCCGCAGCGGCGCTGCGCGAGGGCAAGTGCGATGTGATCGGCATGCACATTCCGCTGGGGCCAATACAGGCGCTGGCCCTGCAAACCTACGCGCCCTGGCTCAAGGGCTTGCCGTTGACCTTGATCGACGTGGCGACGCGCAGGCAGGGCTTGATGGTGCGCCCCGGCAACCCCAAGGCGGTGCTGGCGCTGGCCGATCTGGCGCGGCCGAATGTGCGCTTCATCAACCGCCAGGCGGGCTCGGGTACGCGGCTGTTGCTGGAGGGGCTGCTGCGTGCGCAGGCCGTGGCGCCAACCGAGATTGCCGGTTTCGAGCACGGCGAATACACGCACGCCGCCGTGGCCGCCTACGTGGCCAGCGGCATGGCGGACGTGGGCTTCGGGCTGGAGACGCCGGCGCGCGACTTCAAACTGGATTTCGTGCCCCTGGCGACGGAGCGCTACTTTTTGCTGTGCCGCGACCAGCTCATGTCCACCCCCGCGATGCAAACGGTGCTGAGCGTGCTGCGCGAGCCGAGGTTTCTGAAATCGCTGGCCGGCTTGCCGGGGTACGACGCCACCGGCGCAGGCGCTGTGATGCCGCTGAGCCAGGCGTATCCCGGCCTAGGCGATGGGCTTGGCTGA
- the msrA gene encoding peptide-methionine (S)-S-oxide reductase MsrA yields MSTETIALGGGCFWCTEAVFKEVRGVLDVESGYSNGQETAPTYEQVCTGRTGSAEVVKLVYDPAQVSTRQILEIFFATHDPTQLNRQGNDVGTQYRSGIYYTTTQQRDVANDLIREAGQDKLYDGSIVTEVLPLAHYFAAEDYHQDFFEKNPTQGYCMAVAAPKVSKFRKTFRDLAKG; encoded by the coding sequence ATGAGTACGGAAACAATTGCGTTGGGCGGCGGGTGCTTCTGGTGTACCGAAGCGGTTTTCAAGGAAGTGCGCGGCGTGCTGGACGTGGAATCCGGCTATAGCAACGGCCAGGAAACCGCCCCCACGTACGAGCAGGTGTGCACCGGCCGTACCGGCAGCGCCGAGGTGGTCAAGCTGGTGTACGACCCGGCGCAGGTCAGCACGCGGCAGATTCTGGAAATCTTTTTTGCCACGCACGACCCCACGCAGCTCAACCGCCAGGGCAACGACGTGGGCACGCAGTACCGCAGCGGCATCTACTACACGACCACGCAGCAGCGTGACGTGGCCAATGACCTGATCCGCGAGGCGGGCCAGGACAAGCTGTACGACGGCAGCATCGTCACCGAGGTGCTGCCGCTGGCGCACTACTTTGCGGCCGAGGACTACCACCAGGACTTCTTCGAGAAGAACCCCACGCAGGGGTACTGCATGGCGGTGGCGGCGCCCAAGGTCAGCAAGTTCCGCAAGACATTCCGGGATCTGGCCAAGGGCTGA
- a CDS encoding LysR family transcriptional regulator: protein MELRHLRCFLAVAEELHFGRAAERLAMSQPPLTVAIQQLESEVGAALLLRNSRGVRLTAAGSALLPRARALLTSASQAIGEAREAAHGLSGNLVIGFAGTMLYRGLPQMLRDFRAEHPRIKLSLREMNSGEQVIELQHDRLDAAFVHTSRVPAGMHQILVASQTFVACLPDHHALAGARSVKPSQLAGEPLALVARAVSPDYHERTLAMCSAAGFDPVSVHELRHWLSVVSMVAEGLAVALVPAALQQCGMAGVRYLPLSQKEAALPRYETRCLWSAARDQPALGLFLNAVRTVAQAG from the coding sequence ATGGAGCTGAGGCACCTGCGCTGCTTCCTGGCGGTGGCCGAAGAACTGCACTTCGGCCGCGCGGCCGAGCGCCTGGCCATGAGCCAGCCGCCGTTGACCGTGGCGATCCAGCAGCTCGAGTCCGAAGTGGGCGCCGCCTTGCTGCTGCGCAACAGTCGGGGCGTGCGGTTGACGGCGGCCGGTTCTGCCTTGCTGCCCCGGGCGAGGGCGCTGTTGACAAGCGCGTCCCAGGCCATTGGTGAAGCGCGCGAGGCGGCGCACGGCTTGTCGGGCAACCTGGTCATTGGCTTCGCGGGCACGATGCTGTACCGCGGGCTGCCGCAGATGCTGCGCGACTTTCGTGCCGAGCACCCGCGCATCAAGCTGAGCCTGCGCGAAATGAATTCCGGCGAACAGGTGATCGAGCTGCAGCACGATCGGCTGGATGCGGCCTTCGTGCACACCAGCCGCGTGCCGGCCGGAATGCACCAGATCCTGGTGGCCAGCCAGACCTTCGTGGCCTGCCTGCCGGACCACCATGCGCTGGCTGGCGCACGCTCCGTCAAGCCTTCGCAACTGGCTGGCGAGCCGCTGGCGCTGGTCGCGCGGGCCGTCTCGCCGGACTACCACGAGCGCACGCTGGCCATGTGCAGCGCCGCGGGGTTTGACCCGGTTTCGGTGCATGAGCTGCGCCATTGGCTGAGCGTGGTGTCCATGGTGGCTGAGGGCCTGGCCGTGGCGCTGGTGCCCGCCGCGCTGCAGCAATGCGGCATGGCGGGCGTGCGCTACTTGCCGTTGTCGCAGAAAGAGGCGGCGCTGCCGCGCTACGAAACCCGCTGCCTTTGGTCTGCCGCACGCGACCAGCCCGCGCTGGGGTTGTTTTTGAACGCCGTGCGCACGGTGGCCCAAGCCGGCTAG
- a CDS encoding acyl-CoA dehydrogenase family protein, translated as MTKNPPALSALVAPHPVPDQHGANLFTTDPALRELLSIYLPADLLAHLTPTLDRLGALAGSRLDDLAGVADKNPPELQYRDRTGVDAQKVLKHPAYVELERHAFEEFALAAVSHRQDVLGWQGQMPAAVKYALTYLFVQAEFGLCCPVSMTDSLTRTLKKFGAPELVERYFDSLTSLDLDTLAQGAMFMTEQGAGSDIAATATLARPDPSDPNRWLLSGDKWFCSNPDAALAMVLARVEGDPDGMKGVSLFLLPRDLDDGSHNHYRIIRLKEKLGTRSMASGEIRMEGAQAWMVGERGRGFVQMADMVNNSRLSNGVRAAGLMRRAVSEALYVGRNRRAFGKALVDLPLMRRQLLKLIVPAEQARTMVFQTAQTLTRSDTGDTEAYALLRILTPLIKFRACRDARKVTGDAMEVRGGCGYIEEFADPRLVRDAHLGSIWEGTSNIVALDVIRAIRREASLPALNRHLGKLLAEPGIDAALRSDLQAALVRATALAEQAAMPGADALARRAASALYHVTSAIAMAWEGTQGAGAVRQALARRVLRHRLQVNDPLAADVDAEADEDTALILSR; from the coding sequence ATGACTAAAAATCCGCCCGCACTGTCGGCTTTGGTCGCTCCCCATCCGGTGCCCGACCAGCACGGCGCCAACCTCTTCACGACCGACCCGGCCCTGCGCGAGCTGCTGTCGATCTACCTGCCCGCCGATCTGCTAGCGCACCTCACGCCGACGCTCGACCGGCTGGGCGCCCTGGCTGGCTCGCGCCTGGACGACCTGGCCGGCGTGGCCGACAAGAACCCACCCGAGCTGCAGTACCGCGACCGCACCGGTGTCGACGCGCAGAAGGTGCTCAAGCACCCCGCTTATGTCGAGCTGGAACGTCACGCCTTCGAAGAGTTCGCGTTGGCCGCGGTGTCGCACCGGCAGGACGTGCTGGGCTGGCAGGGGCAGATGCCCGCCGCCGTGAAATACGCGCTGACGTACCTGTTCGTGCAGGCCGAGTTCGGCCTGTGCTGCCCGGTGTCGATGACCGATTCGTTGACGCGCACGTTGAAGAAATTTGGCGCGCCCGAGCTGGTTGAGCGCTACTTCGACAGCCTGACCAGCCTGGACCTGGACACGCTGGCCCAGGGCGCGATGTTCATGACCGAACAGGGCGCAGGCTCTGACATTGCCGCCACCGCCACGCTGGCGCGCCCCGACCCCAGCGATCCGAACCGCTGGCTGCTGAGCGGCGACAAATGGTTTTGCTCCAACCCCGACGCCGCGCTGGCCATGGTGCTGGCGCGCGTGGAAGGCGACCCGGACGGCATGAAAGGCGTGTCGCTCTTTCTTCTGCCGCGCGACCTGGACGACGGCAGCCACAACCATTACCGCATCATCCGGCTGAAGGAAAAGCTGGGCACCCGGTCGATGGCCAGCGGCGAAATCCGCATGGAAGGCGCGCAAGCCTGGATGGTGGGCGAGCGCGGGCGTGGCTTTGTTCAGATGGCCGACATGGTCAACAACTCGCGCCTGTCCAACGGCGTGCGCGCTGCAGGCCTTATGCGCCGCGCCGTCAGCGAAGCGCTGTATGTGGGGCGCAACCGCCGCGCATTTGGCAAGGCCCTGGTCGATCTGCCGCTGATGCGCCGCCAGCTGCTCAAGCTGATCGTGCCGGCCGAGCAGGCGCGCACGATGGTGTTTCAAACCGCGCAGACGCTGACCCGCTCTGACACGGGCGACACCGAGGCGTACGCGCTGCTGCGCATCCTGACGCCGCTGATCAAGTTTCGCGCCTGCCGCGACGCGCGCAAGGTGACGGGCGACGCGATGGAAGTGCGCGGCGGCTGCGGCTACATCGAGGAATTTGCCGACCCGCGCCTGGTGCGCGACGCGCACCTGGGCTCCATCTGGGAAGGCACCAGCAACATCGTTGCGCTGGACGTGATCCGCGCCATCCGCCGCGAAGCCTCTTTGCCGGCGCTCAACCGCCACCTTGGCAAGCTGTTGGCCGAACCCGGCATCGACGCCGCGCTGCGCAGCGACCTGCAAGCAGCACTGGTGCGCGCGACGGCGCTGGCGGAGCAAGCGGCCATGCCCGGCGCAGACGCGCTGGCGCGCCGCGCCGCCAGTGCGCTGTACCACGTCACCTCGGCCATCGCCATGGCGTGGGAAGGCACGCAGGGCGCGGGCGCTGTTCGCCAGGCGCTGGCGCGCAGGGTGTTGCGCCACCGTCTGCAAGTGAACGACCCGCTCGCCGCAGACGTCGATGCGGAAGCGGACGAAGACACCGCATTGATTCTGTCCCGCTGA
- a CDS encoding Bug family tripartite tricarboxylate transporter substrate binding protein, whose product MAFSRRKAMLACALGLTTLPVWAQDYPNRTITMVIPYSAGGPTDAMARMLATAIRPVLGQTMIVENKAGGGSNIGAEYVARAQPDGYTLMLGTSAPLAINQSLYANLKYDPLKSFAPVIQVGYLPNVLLVNPSVPAKNARELIAYTKANPGKVSFASSGSGASSHLAGVMFNMQTGTDILHVPYKGTGPALNDLLGGQVQVAFTDVLSALPFLEAGKLRALAVTSAKRSRALPDVPTLDEQGVKGFDASVFFGVVAPAGTPKPVIAKLNAAFLKVLEDPEIKARLQKQGLEAPAQHTPEALAAYAQAEANKWRAVIKASGAKAD is encoded by the coding sequence ATGGCTTTTTCGCGACGCAAGGCGATGCTCGCCTGTGCCCTCGGGCTGACCACCCTGCCCGTCTGGGCACAGGACTACCCCAACCGCACGATCACAATGGTGATTCCCTATTCGGCGGGCGGCCCCACCGACGCCATGGCGCGCATGCTGGCTACCGCGATCAGGCCCGTACTGGGCCAAACCATGATCGTGGAGAACAAGGCGGGCGGCGGCTCGAACATCGGAGCCGAGTACGTGGCGCGCGCGCAGCCAGACGGCTACACCTTGATGCTGGGCACGTCGGCGCCGCTGGCCATCAATCAATCCCTGTACGCCAACCTGAAGTACGACCCGCTCAAGAGCTTTGCGCCGGTCATCCAGGTCGGCTACCTGCCGAACGTACTGCTGGTCAACCCTAGCGTGCCGGCCAAGAACGCGCGCGAACTGATCGCGTACACCAAGGCCAATCCGGGCAAGGTCAGCTTCGCCTCATCCGGCAGCGGCGCCTCGTCGCACCTGGCGGGCGTCATGTTCAACATGCAGACCGGCACCGACATCCTGCACGTGCCGTACAAAGGAACCGGCCCTGCGCTGAACGACTTGCTGGGCGGCCAGGTGCAGGTGGCGTTCACCGACGTGCTGTCGGCCCTGCCGTTCCTGGAGGCCGGCAAGCTGCGCGCGCTGGCTGTCACGTCGGCCAAGCGGTCACGCGCACTACCCGATGTGCCCACGCTGGATGAACAGGGCGTGAAGGGGTTTGACGCAAGCGTTTTCTTCGGCGTGGTGGCCCCGGCAGGCACGCCCAAACCGGTGATTGCCAAACTCAATGCGGCCTTCCTCAAGGTGCTGGAGGACCCCGAAATCAAGGCGCGGCTGCAAAAGCAGGGCCTGGAAGCCCCCGCGCAGCACACACCCGAAGCCCTGGCCGCGTACGCCCAGGCTGAAGCCAACAAATGGCGCGCGGTGATCAAGGCGTCTGGCGCCAAGGCCGACTGA
- a CDS encoding CaiB/BaiF CoA transferase family protein gives MSTANPSTAQPGALAGIRVVDLSRVLGGPYCGQILGDHGADVLKIEPPQGDDTRAWGPPFEDVQGRQVASYYMGLNRNKRGTQLDLSTEEGRAILWTLLQGADVLIENFKTGTMERWGLDYDTLAERFPGLVYCRVSGFGADGPLGGLAGYDAAVQAMTGIMSVNGETGGDSLRVGLPIVDMVTGLNAALGVLLALQERHTSGRGQFVEASLFDSGLSLLHPHAANWFASGKEPRRTGNAHPNIYPYDAFPTGTDAVFLAVGNDRQFRLLCQHLGAADLADDALYATAGARSVNRAALREQLIALLASQDGPALAEALMAIGVPAAPVLSVSAALKHPHTAHRQMVVQVGDAYTGVASPIKLSRTPASYRLAPPVHPADPPAP, from the coding sequence ATGAGCACCGCCAACCCTTCCACGGCCCAACCGGGCGCGCTGGCCGGCATCCGCGTGGTCGACCTCTCGCGCGTGCTGGGCGGTCCGTACTGCGGCCAGATCCTGGGCGACCATGGGGCCGATGTCCTCAAGATCGAACCCCCCCAGGGCGACGATACGCGCGCCTGGGGCCCTCCGTTCGAGGACGTGCAGGGGCGCCAAGTGGCCTCCTACTACATGGGCCTGAACCGGAACAAGCGCGGCACCCAGCTCGACTTGTCTACCGAAGAAGGCCGCGCGATCTTGTGGACGCTGCTGCAAGGCGCGGACGTGCTGATCGAAAACTTCAAGACCGGCACCATGGAGCGCTGGGGCCTGGACTACGACACGCTGGCTGAGCGCTTTCCCGGCCTGGTGTACTGCCGTGTCAGCGGCTTTGGCGCGGACGGGCCGCTGGGCGGCTTGGCGGGTTACGACGCCGCCGTGCAAGCCATGACAGGCATTATGAGTGTGAACGGCGAAACGGGTGGCGATTCGCTGCGGGTGGGCCTGCCGATTGTGGACATGGTGACGGGGCTGAATGCCGCCTTGGGCGTGCTGCTCGCGCTGCAAGAGCGTCACACAAGCGGCCGTGGCCAGTTTGTCGAAGCCAGCCTGTTCGACAGCGGCCTGTCGCTGCTGCACCCGCACGCAGCGAACTGGTTCGCCAGCGGCAAGGAGCCGCGCCGCACCGGCAACGCGCACCCCAACATCTACCCCTACGACGCGTTCCCGACCGGCACCGACGCGGTGTTTCTGGCAGTAGGCAATGACCGCCAGTTCCGCCTGCTCTGCCAGCACCTGGGCGCCGCCGATCTGGCGGACGACGCCCTGTATGCCACTGCTGGCGCGCGGTCTGTCAACCGTGCCGCGCTGCGCGAACAGCTGATTGCGCTCTTGGCGAGTCAGGACGGCCCCGCCCTGGCCGAGGCGCTGATGGCCATCGGCGTGCCGGCCGCACCCGTGCTTTCGGTGAGCGCGGCCCTGAAGCACCCGCACACCGCCCACCGTCAGATGGTGGTACAGGTTGGCGACGCCTATACGGGGGTTGCCTCCCCCATCAAGCTGAGCCGCACCCCCGCCAGTTACCGGCTGGCGCCGCCCGTCCACCCGGCCGACCCGCCAGCGCCCTGA
- a CDS encoding Bug family tripartite tricarboxylate transporter substrate binding protein: MQRRHFLSRSALLAASLPTVQAWAQPGATFPTRPITLLVPYGAGGPTDTHVRAVADAAGKLLGQPVVIDNKPGANGVNGAALLPKAAPDGYTLAILPASVYREPHVQKTPFDPRTSFSYIAMLSDYAFGLAVRADAPWKQWKDLAADAKKRPGRINVGATGAVGTPRIVMDEAASEAGIDLNVVPYKGDADLANAILGGHVDAGPLSGIAVPHIASGKMRYLVALTKDRIKRYPDLPTLREQGVNAWIDSPYGVAGPAGMDPALVKRLSGVFQQALNSPGSLRALESLNQPVNYMDPDAYRTYALQAYEREEKRVAKLRAKGLL; the protein is encoded by the coding sequence ATGCAACGACGACACTTTCTGAGCCGCAGCGCCTTGCTCGCCGCCTCGCTGCCCACCGTACAGGCCTGGGCACAGCCGGGAGCCACCTTTCCCACGCGACCCATCACCCTGCTGGTGCCCTACGGCGCTGGTGGCCCGACGGATACCCACGTGCGGGCGGTGGCAGACGCCGCCGGCAAGCTGCTGGGCCAGCCCGTGGTGATCGACAACAAACCGGGCGCCAACGGCGTGAACGGTGCCGCCTTGCTGCCCAAGGCGGCGCCCGACGGCTACACACTCGCGATTCTTCCGGCCTCCGTGTACCGCGAGCCGCACGTACAGAAGACGCCGTTTGACCCCCGCACCAGCTTCAGCTACATCGCGATGCTGTCGGACTACGCATTCGGCCTGGCCGTGCGCGCAGACGCCCCCTGGAAGCAATGGAAAGACCTGGCCGCCGATGCCAAGAAGCGCCCCGGACGCATCAACGTCGGCGCCACCGGCGCGGTGGGCACGCCGCGCATCGTCATGGACGAGGCCGCCTCCGAAGCGGGCATCGACCTCAACGTAGTGCCGTACAAGGGCGATGCCGACCTGGCCAACGCCATCCTCGGTGGCCACGTGGATGCGGGGCCTTTGAGCGGCATCGCTGTTCCACACATCGCCTCGGGCAAGATGCGCTACCTGGTGGCGCTCACCAAAGACAGGATCAAGCGCTACCCCGATCTGCCCACGCTGCGCGAGCAAGGGGTCAACGCCTGGATCGATTCGCCTTACGGCGTGGCGGGGCCTGCCGGCATGGACCCGGCGCTGGTCAAACGGCTGAGCGGCGTGTTCCAGCAAGCGCTGAACTCGCCCGGCAGCCTGCGTGCGCTGGAATCGCTGAATCAGCCGGTGAACTACATGGACCCTGACGCCTACCGAACCTACGCCCTGCAAGCCTACGAGCGCGAAGAAAAGCGGGTGGCCAAGCTGCGTGCCAAAGGGCTGCTGTAA
- a CDS encoding CaiB/BaiF CoA transferase family protein translates to MSAPTDSPVQRAPLEGVRVLDLTRVLAGPWCTQLLGDLGADVVKVEAPGTGDDSRQFGQALPVDGPGRDSGFFLACNRNKRSITVDLNTASGAALIARLAAESDVLVENFKAGGLRRFGLDAASLMPANHRLIYCSVTGFGQDGPYAKRPAYDFIMQAMAGLMSSCGQPEGAPGGMPMRTGIPTTDLVAGYQATVAILGALIQRGISGQGQFIDAAMLDSSVCFNSTLAQAYLITGQPVSRQGNNNPIASPSGVFQTADGWMVVAAGNDRQFVQLCGVLGATDLPSDTRFASNMMRVQNRQALHALIEPVLQSQTTGHWLPRLSDVQVPCTRINNMAQTFADPQVQHRNLVAEVQHGSGAPLKLLRSCLNMSAHRAPLRAPPQLGADNAAVLSEWLGLDTAAVQSLFAAGAMGAPGKPADTAP, encoded by the coding sequence ATGAGCGCCCCAACCGATTCCCCCGTGCAGCGGGCGCCGCTGGAGGGCGTGCGCGTGCTGGACCTCACGCGCGTACTGGCCGGCCCGTGGTGTACGCAGTTGCTGGGCGACCTGGGGGCCGACGTGGTGAAGGTTGAGGCGCCGGGCACCGGCGATGACTCTCGCCAGTTCGGCCAAGCCTTGCCGGTCGACGGGCCTGGGCGTGACTCAGGCTTTTTTCTGGCCTGCAACCGCAACAAGCGCTCGATCACCGTCGACCTGAACACCGCTTCCGGCGCGGCGCTGATCGCTCGACTGGCCGCCGAAAGCGATGTGCTGGTAGAGAACTTCAAGGCCGGCGGCCTGCGCCGCTTCGGCCTGGACGCGGCCAGCCTGATGCCGGCCAACCATCGGCTTATTTATTGCTCGGTCACCGGCTTCGGACAGGACGGCCCTTACGCCAAGCGCCCCGCCTACGACTTCATCATGCAGGCCATGGCGGGCCTGATGAGCAGCTGCGGCCAACCCGAAGGCGCGCCCGGCGGCATGCCCATGCGCACCGGCATTCCCACCACCGACCTGGTGGCGGGCTACCAGGCCACCGTGGCCATCCTGGGCGCGTTGATCCAGCGCGGCATCAGCGGCCAGGGGCAGTTCATCGACGCAGCCATGCTGGATTCCAGCGTGTGCTTCAACTCGACCTTGGCGCAGGCCTACCTGATCACCGGTCAGCCGGTCTCACGCCAGGGCAACAACAACCCGATCGCTTCGCCGTCGGGCGTGTTTCAGACTGCAGACGGATGGATGGTGGTTGCTGCGGGCAACGACCGGCAGTTTGTGCAGCTTTGCGGCGTTTTGGGCGCCACCGATTTGCCTAGCGACACGCGTTTTGCCAGCAACATGATGCGGGTGCAGAACCGCCAAGCACTGCACGCGCTGATCGAACCGGTGCTGCAATCCCAGACCACCGGCCATTGGCTGCCCCGGCTCAGCGACGTGCAGGTGCCCTGCACGCGCATCAACAACATGGCGCAAACCTTTGCCGACCCGCAGGTGCAGCACCGGAACCTGGTCGCCGAAGTCCAGCATGGCAGCGGCGCGCCGCTGAAGCTGCTGCGCAGTTGCCTGAACATGAGCGCGCACCGCGCGCCCCTGCGCGCCCCTCCACAGTTGGGTGCGGACAATGCTGCGGTGCTGTCGGAATGGCTGGGCCTGGACACGGCGGCGGTGCAGTCGCTGTTCGCCGCTGGCGCGATGGGGGCGCCTGGCAAACCCGCTGATACTGCGCCCTGA
- a CDS encoding PaaI family thioesterase: MKPAPQNTTLRQMPPASPFATEAAGELFALPMPMALAFGLKGTHIGADQAWIDMPPNAAYTNSRGDVHGGALAVLLDCALASAARAHDPARYGVVTIDLVLHFLATGRGTMHARAQCERRGRSLSFARGEVLNDAGELVAMATGTFKLVERSSPSPSP; this comes from the coding sequence ATGAAACCTGCCCCCCAAAACACCACGCTGCGGCAGATGCCGCCCGCATCGCCCTTCGCCACAGAAGCCGCTGGCGAGCTGTTTGCGCTGCCTATGCCCATGGCCCTGGCCTTCGGCTTGAAGGGCACGCACATCGGCGCCGACCAGGCCTGGATCGACATGCCGCCGAATGCGGCCTACACCAACAGCCGTGGCGACGTGCATGGCGGCGCACTGGCGGTGCTGCTGGACTGTGCGCTGGCCAGTGCTGCGCGCGCGCACGACCCTGCCCGCTACGGCGTCGTAACCATCGACTTGGTGCTGCATTTTCTGGCCACCGGCCGCGGCACGATGCACGCGCGCGCCCAATGCGAGCGACGTGGCCGTTCGCTCAGCTTTGCCCGCGGCGAGGTCTTGAACGACGCGGGCGAGCTGGTCGCCATGGCAACCGGAACCTTCAAGCTGGTCGAGCGTTCAAGCCCTTCGCCTTCACCCTGA